Proteins from a genomic interval of Sphingobacterium sp. SYP-B4668:
- a CDS encoding RagB/SusD family nutrient uptake outer membrane protein: MKNKLNIFCIFLFVLITAACDSFLEVQPVNDVSDENTIYDKASANTALRGTYRQLASPGYYGENFVTLAYYPSGDIKCLTTGVILNLVNWDFRADNANLNSFWNAAYNTINRANHVIQKVPLVVDANFTDAERTTLVGEATFIRALAYFDLARTFGGVQIYLLPTDDLNSRPSISRSSLAETYKQVLTDLEEAEKLLSENVNRIRATKQTVWALRSRLHLYQKQWDLAEVYATKLIDRTTSYKLVYPFADWFKNNVIGTTESIFELQYSAQNPSTIRSQMQHPTAGGTYRYAPNDNFVGLLNNPTKGGARRALIGSVTQNNTTLWFGNLYYRLQATDPAYIFRIAEMYLIRAEARAQQGHLEDALEDLNVIRQRADLAVTFSSDKQEILDAIDQERRYEFAFEAHRWFDLTRTGRYMTLIPLLDPTIKVDEHENLFPIPVAQLDLDDKLEQNPGY, from the coding sequence ATGAAAAATAAACTCAATATATTTTGTATTTTCTTATTTGTACTCATAACAGCAGCATGTGATTCCTTTTTGGAAGTACAACCTGTCAATGATGTCTCCGATGAAAATACTATCTATGACAAAGCGTCTGCGAATACGGCTTTGAGAGGTACATATAGACAATTAGCTTCCCCTGGCTACTATGGCGAGAATTTCGTCACCTTGGCTTATTATCCTTCAGGAGATATAAAATGTTTGACTACGGGTGTTATACTCAATTTGGTCAACTGGGATTTTAGAGCTGATAATGCGAACCTTAATTCATTTTGGAATGCAGCGTATAATACCATCAATCGAGCGAATCACGTGATTCAGAAAGTGCCACTGGTGGTGGATGCCAATTTTACTGATGCCGAACGCACTACTCTCGTTGGGGAAGCGACCTTTATTCGGGCGTTAGCATATTTCGATTTGGCTCGTACATTTGGAGGCGTTCAAATCTACTTATTACCAACAGATGATCTCAATTCTAGGCCCTCTATTTCTCGCTCATCTCTAGCAGAGACCTATAAACAAGTGTTAACAGATTTGGAAGAAGCCGAAAAACTGCTATCTGAGAATGTGAATCGTATTCGGGCCACCAAGCAGACCGTGTGGGCTTTACGATCACGTCTACACTTATATCAAAAACAATGGGATTTAGCAGAAGTATACGCCACCAAGTTGATTGATAGAACCACTAGCTATAAATTGGTATACCCTTTCGCAGACTGGTTTAAAAACAATGTAATCGGTACTACAGAGTCAATTTTTGAATTGCAGTATAGTGCTCAAAACCCGAGTACTATACGATCGCAGATGCAGCATCCTACTGCCGGTGGAACCTATCGCTATGCACCGAACGACAATTTTGTCGGCCTACTAAATAATCCAACTAAGGGCGGGGCACGTAGGGCACTAATAGGGAGCGTTACACAAAATAATACCACTTTGTGGTTTGGAAACTTATACTACCGTTTACAAGCGACCGATCCAGCCTATATTTTCAGAATAGCCGAAATGTATTTAATACGAGCTGAAGCGAGAGCGCAACAAGGTCATTTAGAAGATGCTTTAGAAGATCTTAATGTAATAAGGCAACGTGCAGACCTAGCCGTGACGTTTTCCTCAGATAAGCAGGAGATATTAGATGCGATAGACCAAGAGCGTCGCTACGAATTTGCTTTTGAAGCACATCGATGGTTTGATCTGACTCGCACAGGAAGATATATGACATTAATTCCGTTGTTGGATCCGACGATTAAGGTAGATGAGCACGAAAATCTATTTCCTATCCCCGTCGCTCAGCTAGATTTGGATGATAAATTGGAACAAAATCCAGGCTATTAG
- a CDS encoding YeiH family protein, whose protein sequence is MSSSKKFSISEDWVVVILGLGIIFLALSGLIIPAPKFSWSDTVALQDQVLSGSNLVAILYQFVALYVTAIIGAALLGKSIKHLLVVFPIVFILTVVALIVAGNDVLKEYNLEAVIFSLVIGLAISNFFKLPQWFKDALSTELYVKIGLVLLGTTVIFGDILTAGSKGLIQALAVVLSVWYFAYWLCKKLKIDNEMTMMLASAVSICGVSAAIATSGAIKGDSKKLSYVISLVLITAIPMMIFMPYMANWMGLSQEVTGAWLGGSIDTTGAVVASGSLVGEEALKISTIVKFSQNVLLGIAAFAISIYWTYSKSVNEETKKEKPTLKIIWDRFPKFVIGFVFASLLFSFIITPDQVSTVKGSLKSLQGLWFALAFTSIGLETNFKDLFKQDNKKPLYAFLLAQTFNVIVTLIIALLLFD, encoded by the coding sequence ATGTCTTCATCAAAAAAATTTTCTATTTCCGAAGATTGGGTAGTCGTAATTTTAGGTTTAGGGATCATTTTTTTAGCATTATCGGGCCTAATCATTCCAGCCCCTAAATTCTCTTGGTCAGATACTGTCGCTCTGCAAGATCAAGTCCTGAGCGGTAGTAATCTCGTTGCTATTCTGTATCAATTCGTTGCCTTATATGTGACGGCTATTATAGGTGCGGCTTTGCTTGGAAAGTCCATCAAGCACCTACTTGTCGTTTTTCCAATTGTATTTATACTTACGGTAGTTGCCCTTATTGTTGCAGGTAATGATGTCTTAAAAGAGTACAATCTCGAAGCGGTAATTTTTAGTTTGGTTATTGGTCTAGCTATTAGCAATTTCTTTAAATTGCCACAGTGGTTCAAAGATGCTTTAAGTACAGAACTATACGTGAAAATAGGCTTGGTGCTGTTGGGGACCACAGTTATCTTCGGCGATATCCTTACAGCTGGTTCAAAAGGCCTGATCCAAGCCTTGGCTGTGGTGCTGTCTGTTTGGTATTTTGCTTATTGGCTGTGTAAGAAGCTAAAAATAGACAATGAGATGACCATGATGTTAGCTAGCGCTGTTTCTATATGTGGTGTTTCTGCAGCTATAGCTACCTCTGGAGCCATTAAAGGCGATAGCAAAAAATTGTCTTATGTCATTTCACTTGTGCTGATTACTGCCATTCCTATGATGATTTTTATGCCTTATATGGCGAATTGGATGGGATTGTCTCAAGAAGTTACTGGTGCATGGCTAGGGGGGAGTATCGACACGACGGGTGCCGTGGTTGCATCCGGTTCCCTTGTCGGTGAAGAAGCCTTGAAGATTAGTACCATTGTTAAATTTTCGCAGAATGTCCTACTCGGTATTGCAGCTTTTGCAATAAGTATCTATTGGACCTATTCCAAGTCGGTTAATGAAGAGACCAAAAAGGAAAAACCCACTTTGAAAATTATTTGGGACCGTTTTCCGAAATTTGTAATCGGTTTCGTGTTTGCATCGCTGTTGTTTTCATTTATTATTACCCCAGACCAAGTGAGTACAGTCAAGGGAAGTCTTAAAAGTTTGCAAGGCTTGTGGTTTGCGTTGGCGTTTACCTCAATCGGATTAGAGACCAATTTCAAAGACCTTTTTAAACAGGATAACAAGAAGCCGTTGTATGCTTTTCTCCTTGCGCAGACTTTTAATGTTATTGTCACACTGATAATAGCGCTGCTGCTATTCGATTAG
- a CDS encoding DoxX family protein: MNLPIVIRQDGITNPTHRWLIRALVVFTFFVSIPLDYKFWIYVFEDGLSFFTLFKLTNYVPEFVVGNPYWNIIILIGLSLSIAYFGSQRNINYSNLYHWTRVVLRYRLGIILVAYGLLKLFPLQMPFPSLSNLHTNYGDFYAWKIYYHTTGITPWYESFLGAIEVAAGILLFFRSTTTLGAGVIIGFSGNVFAANLAYQGGQEYLSLLIIVIATILFTFDFRRLFRLLYKFEKVEANNVVPEYNSKWNRRRLIFKSTVYVYLLFIGLSFACSWSTSPFKYPKGKGLEGAYGYYNVKTFKVNGQEIPYSRTDSVRWQNVVFESWPTISIASARPIILDNSVASDYKKYDYERNFESAGVGGRRYFHYEIDKTAKSLTLANKNVNHKEEKFQLQYELIGDSVINLSGSDEQGRHIEVTLQKVNKKYMLLEGRRKPIKL; this comes from the coding sequence ATGAACTTACCAATTGTTATACGACAAGACGGCATTACCAATCCTACTCATCGGTGGTTGATACGGGCCTTGGTAGTGTTTACTTTTTTTGTAAGCATTCCATTAGATTATAAATTCTGGATATATGTTTTCGAAGATGGTCTAAGTTTTTTTACACTATTTAAATTAACAAATTATGTTCCCGAATTTGTTGTCGGCAATCCGTATTGGAACATCATTATCTTAATTGGGCTATCCTTGTCGATAGCGTATTTCGGTAGCCAACGGAATATTAACTACAGTAATCTCTACCATTGGACAAGGGTGGTATTACGGTATAGATTAGGAATTATTTTAGTGGCCTATGGTTTGTTAAAGTTGTTCCCGTTACAAATGCCCTTCCCGTCATTGAGTAATTTGCATACCAACTATGGCGACTTCTACGCTTGGAAAATTTATTACCATACGACGGGTATTACACCTTGGTACGAATCATTTTTAGGTGCAATAGAAGTTGCTGCAGGTATTTTACTCTTTTTTAGGAGTACCACCACCTTAGGTGCCGGAGTCATTATTGGCTTTTCCGGAAATGTTTTTGCGGCAAATTTGGCTTATCAAGGCGGACAGGAATACTTATCACTATTGATTATAGTCATCGCAACAATTCTATTCACCTTTGATTTTCGCCGTCTTTTTAGATTGCTCTATAAATTTGAAAAGGTAGAGGCAAATAATGTAGTTCCCGAATATAATTCTAAATGGAATAGGCGACGTTTGATCTTTAAGTCAACCGTGTATGTGTACTTGTTGTTCATAGGGTTGTCTTTTGCATGCTCGTGGTCTACTTCTCCTTTTAAATATCCAAAAGGCAAAGGATTGGAAGGCGCTTATGGATATTATAATGTGAAGACATTTAAAGTTAATGGACAAGAAATTCCCTATTCTCGTACCGATTCTGTGCGTTGGCAAAATGTTGTTTTTGAAAGCTGGCCCACCATTTCAATTGCTTCAGCACGACCTATCATCTTGGATAACTCTGTGGCTAGCGATTACAAAAAATACGACTACGAGCGTAATTTTGAATCAGCTGGGGTAGGTGGTAGACGATATTTTCACTATGAGATAGATAAGACCGCCAAAAGCCTGACGCTAGCTAATAAAAATGTAAATCATAAAGAGGAAAAGTTCCAATTACAATACGAGCTTATTGGAGATTCTGTTATTAATCTGTCTGGTTCGGACGAGCAAGGACGCCATATAGAGGTTACTCTTCAAAAAGTTAATAAGAAGTATATGTTGTTAGAGGGACGACGAAAACCGATAAAATTATAA
- a CDS encoding HD domain-containing protein, with translation MNNIIDRTIAFVQHTLANAESGHDWWHIQRVWNNTKLILQEEEADVLVCELTALLHDIADSKFHNGDETIGPRVAGEFLTQEGVDPTIVTHVQAIILNMSFKASLGVRTFHSKELEVVQDADRLDAIGAIGIARAFTYGGYKNREIYNPHIPVIENMDKESYKNTTAPTINHFYEKLLLLKDQMNTETAKRIATDRHVFMQQYLDQFYAEWQGVK, from the coding sequence ATGAATAATATTATTGATCGGACAATCGCGTTTGTCCAACACACCTTAGCAAATGCCGAATCTGGTCACGACTGGTGGCATATCCAACGGGTATGGAATAACACAAAATTAATCCTACAAGAGGAGGAGGCTGATGTATTGGTATGTGAATTGACCGCACTGCTCCATGATATTGCAGACAGTAAATTCCACAATGGGGACGAGACCATCGGTCCTCGTGTTGCGGGCGAATTCTTAACGCAGGAGGGGGTAGACCCAACCATTGTCACGCATGTACAGGCCATTATTCTCAACATGTCATTCAAGGCGAGCTTGGGCGTGCGTACATTCCATTCCAAAGAATTGGAAGTGGTCCAAGATGCCGATCGCCTAGATGCGATTGGCGCCATAGGGATTGCACGGGCATTTACCTATGGTGGATACAAAAATAGAGAAATCTACAATCCCCATATTCCGGTGATCGAAAATATGGATAAAGAATCCTATAAAAACACAACTGCTCCAACTATCAATCACTTTTATGAAAAGTTGCTGCTGTTGAAAGATCAAATGAATACCGAGACTGCGAAAAGGATTGCAACAGATAGGCATGTCTTCATGCAACAGTACTTAGATCAGTTTTATGCCGAATGGCAAGGAGTAAAATAA
- a CDS encoding RNA polymerase sigma factor, with the protein MTEKELLQHYRTTGDLDALGRIYAPYMSLLYGVCYKYLNDADRSQDAVMQIFEELIVKLRKHEVDHFKSWLYTFSRNYCLMELRKDKRMTQVDIDEHMVESESFMESGDQPLWEESEFEKLETCMLTLNTEQERCVRSFYLEQKCYKDIVEETGYDLNKVKSYIQNGKRNLKICMEKK; encoded by the coding sequence ATGACAGAAAAGGAGCTTTTACAACATTATCGTACCACTGGAGATCTAGACGCCCTGGGCAGGATATATGCTCCTTACATGTCGCTGTTATATGGAGTTTGCTATAAGTATCTCAACGATGCGGATCGAAGTCAGGATGCGGTAATGCAGATTTTTGAGGAATTAATCGTCAAACTACGTAAGCACGAAGTTGATCATTTCAAGAGTTGGTTGTATACCTTCTCACGCAATTATTGTTTGATGGAGCTCCGTAAAGATAAGCGGATGACACAAGTCGATATTGATGAACATATGGTTGAAAGCGAGTCTTTTATGGAGTCTGGAGATCAGCCTCTTTGGGAAGAGTCCGAATTCGAAAAGCTGGAAACATGTATGTTGACACTCAATACCGAACAGGAACGTTGCGTCCGCTCGTTTTACTTAGAGCAAAAGTGTTATAAAGATATTGTAGAAGAGACTGGTTATGATTTGAACAAAGTCAAAAGCTATATCCAGAATGGAAAGCGTAACCTCAAAATCTGTATGGAGAAGAAGTAA
- a CDS encoding nitroreductase family protein: protein MANEVIKAIQTRRAVFQASFTQEEVSKEDILTILEAANAAPTHKRTQPWRFVIYRQEGLQRLGAELSRIYKTVTPAEKYLEKTELSMGEKATLSNVAIALVVNYTGELPEWEELAATSCAIENMWLAAHSLGLGGYWASPGLINHLGGFLNLEENQKCIGLFYLGHHQSEVREPVRTPIADKIRWEE, encoded by the coding sequence ATGGCAAACGAAGTTATTAAAGCAATACAGACCCGTCGGGCGGTCTTCCAAGCAAGCTTTACCCAAGAAGAGGTCAGTAAAGAGGACATCTTGACTATCTTAGAAGCAGCAAATGCAGCTCCTACACACAAGAGAACACAACCATGGCGATTTGTGATATATCGTCAAGAAGGTTTGCAACGCCTTGGTGCCGAACTATCACGTATCTATAAGACAGTGACACCAGCTGAAAAATATCTTGAAAAAACAGAGCTTTCTATGGGAGAGAAAGCGACACTGTCAAATGTTGCGATTGCTTTGGTCGTAAACTATACTGGGGAGCTTCCAGAATGGGAAGAGCTTGCAGCAACTTCATGTGCTATCGAAAATATGTGGCTAGCAGCTCATTCACTAGGGCTTGGAGGCTACTGGGCATCACCGGGTTTAATTAATCACCTTGGCGGTTTCTTAAATCTTGAAGAGAATCAGAAGTGTATTGGTCTATTTTATCTAGGACATCACCAGTCAGAAGTACGGGAGCCTGTTCGCACACCTATTGCAGATAAAATCCGCTGGGAAGAATAA
- a CDS encoding glycerophosphodiester phosphodiesterase, translating into MKHFVLGILILGASLSTASAQKNPIIAHRGAWKNTELPQNSIASLNAAISEGVFGSEFDIHLTKDDILVVNHDNDFYGIDIATATYQELLAKKHPNGESIPTAEDFLKEGLKQKKTKLIYELKTNRLGLERTLLAAQKSVELVKKLKGEKMIEYIAFDYDACKKIVELNPKAKVHYLTGNKSPQELKADKMAGADYHFSVYKKNPTWIAELQKLKLKVNAWTVNEEAEMKNLLDQKVDYITTDNPELLAELLKVKK; encoded by the coding sequence ATGAAACATTTCGTTTTAGGCATACTTATCTTAGGAGCGAGCCTTTCAACTGCCTCAGCTCAGAAAAATCCTATTATTGCCCACAGAGGTGCGTGGAAGAATACCGAACTACCTCAAAATAGCATTGCTTCTTTAAATGCTGCAATTAGCGAAGGGGTATTTGGTTCTGAATTCGACATACACCTCACCAAAGACGACATCTTGGTGGTCAACCATGACAATGATTTCTATGGCATCGACATTGCCACGGCAACCTATCAGGAGCTTTTAGCAAAAAAACATCCAAATGGGGAATCGATACCTACCGCAGAGGACTTTTTAAAGGAAGGTCTCAAGCAAAAGAAAACTAAGTTGATCTACGAATTGAAAACGAATAGATTGGGTTTGGAACGCACGCTACTAGCGGCTCAAAAATCAGTAGAACTTGTCAAAAAACTAAAAGGTGAAAAAATGATTGAATACATTGCGTTCGACTATGATGCATGTAAAAAAATCGTTGAACTAAATCCAAAAGCTAAAGTCCACTACCTAACAGGGAACAAGTCTCCGCAAGAATTAAAAGCGGATAAGATGGCTGGAGCAGATTATCATTTCTCCGTCTACAAAAAGAATCCAACTTGGATTGCTGAATTGCAAAAGCTGAAACTTAAAGTAAATGCCTGGACGGTGAATGAAGAAGCTGAAATGAAAAATTTGTTGGATCAAAAGGTAGATTATATCACTACGGATAATCCAGAGCTCTTAGCTGAACTGTTGAAAGTAAAAAAATAA
- the pepT gene encoding peptidase T, translated as MSKFDINGITDFSVSERFQRYVQIDTQSDAASPTCPSTEKQKNLGNLLVSELLALGVTDAAIDDNGYVYATIPSNTEKKVPVVCFCSHMDTSPDSSGKDVKPLVHHNYQGQDLILPDDPSIVIRYTQHPDLANQIGHDVITASGATLLGADDKAGIAEIMDAARILMNHPEIKHGDIKILFTPDEEIGRGVDKADLKRLGAEFAYTMDGEKAGTIEDETFSADGAVLHIQGVSVHPGFAKGKMQSAVKIAAAIVEALPKDRLSPESTSKKEGFVHPTSISGTVEQAEIHFIIRDHVTAKLQQHAAELESIAKTIVDQYPNCSYTLTVKEQYRNMKEVLDQYPHIMEIGMEAIQRAGMTPERRSIRGGTDGSRLSFMGLPCPNIFAGGHAFHGKQEWVSVQDMQKAVLTILHVATLWEERA; from the coding sequence ATGAGTAAATTTGATATCAATGGCATTACCGATTTTTCGGTATCAGAGCGATTTCAGCGTTATGTACAAATCGACACTCAATCTGACGCAGCATCTCCAACTTGTCCTTCTACAGAAAAGCAGAAAAACTTAGGCAATCTTCTCGTTTCAGAATTGTTGGCATTGGGCGTGACGGACGCGGCTATAGATGACAATGGTTATGTATATGCTACGATTCCGTCTAATACCGAAAAGAAAGTACCTGTGGTTTGTTTCTGCTCGCATATGGATACTTCACCTGACTCTTCCGGGAAGGATGTAAAGCCCTTGGTACATCACAACTATCAAGGTCAGGACTTAATCTTACCTGATGACCCATCTATTGTGATTCGATATACTCAACATCCAGATCTGGCCAATCAGATTGGACACGATGTCATTACTGCCAGTGGTGCCACACTACTTGGAGCTGATGATAAAGCAGGGATTGCTGAAATTATGGATGCAGCACGTATATTGATGAATCATCCAGAGATCAAACATGGAGATATTAAGATTTTATTCACACCTGATGAAGAAATCGGTAGAGGGGTAGACAAGGCTGACCTCAAAAGACTTGGTGCTGAATTTGCCTATACAATGGATGGCGAGAAAGCGGGGACGATAGAGGATGAGACTTTTTCTGCTGACGGAGCAGTACTCCATATACAAGGCGTATCGGTACATCCTGGATTTGCAAAAGGTAAAATGCAAAGTGCAGTTAAAATAGCAGCAGCAATTGTAGAGGCGCTTCCAAAAGACCGTTTATCACCAGAAAGCACCAGCAAAAAAGAAGGATTTGTACATCCAACCTCTATCTCCGGGACGGTAGAGCAAGCAGAAATACATTTTATCATCCGTGACCACGTGACAGCTAAACTTCAGCAACATGCTGCCGAATTGGAGAGTATTGCGAAGACAATCGTGGATCAATACCCCAACTGTAGCTATACTTTGACGGTAAAAGAACAGTATCGCAATATGAAAGAGGTGTTAGACCAATATCCTCATATCATGGAAATAGGCATGGAAGCTATCCAACGCGCGGGCATGACTCCTGAACGAAGAAGCATCCGCGGCGGAACAGACGGCTCTCGTCTATCATTCATGGGCTTACCATGTCCCAATATTTTTGCCGGTGGCCACGCTTTTCATGGTAAGCAGGAATGGGTTTCGGTGCAGGATATGCAGAAGGCTGTTTTAACGATTCTACACGTTGCGACCCTTTGGGAAGAACGAGCCTGA
- a CDS encoding phosphodiester glycosidase family protein — translation MNHQALAALLFCFSACSLTFAQESDSTQFVSKIWNEKSLKEGVVWKQAHFENLFDGHQEINFIEIDLTKVKHPIKLAGISEGFKNTTAFANEANAIAAINGAFFNTKTGGGTTLLKVEGRLINTTVLTEGKPKKRSFRSDGALVFDKKHIKIIKGDARDTLWDQKLKFPNVMTCGPLLLSEKERVSLDSNAFNNNRHPRTAVALTVDKKLILMTVDGRNAQAYGMSLPELTHVLKWLKGKDALNLDGGGSSTLFIKGQNENGIVNYPTDNKLFDHEGERPVANAILVL, via the coding sequence ATGAATCATCAAGCCCTTGCCGCTCTCCTTTTTTGCTTTTCCGCCTGTTCGCTTACCTTTGCGCAAGAGAGTGACTCTACGCAGTTTGTTTCGAAAATATGGAATGAGAAGTCACTGAAAGAGGGAGTCGTTTGGAAACAGGCTCATTTTGAAAATCTTTTTGACGGCCACCAAGAGATCAACTTTATCGAAATCGATCTTACAAAAGTTAAACATCCTATCAAATTAGCGGGAATCTCGGAAGGGTTCAAGAATACGACAGCATTTGCAAATGAAGCCAACGCTATCGCCGCTATTAATGGTGCATTTTTCAACACCAAAACTGGAGGAGGGACCACACTGCTGAAAGTGGAGGGTAGATTGATCAATACGACTGTCCTTACAGAAGGCAAACCTAAAAAAAGGAGCTTCAGAAGCGATGGCGCACTTGTATTTGATAAAAAACACATCAAAATCATAAAGGGTGATGCGCGAGATACGCTGTGGGATCAAAAATTGAAATTCCCCAATGTGATGACTTGCGGTCCTCTCCTATTGTCTGAGAAGGAGCGTGTTTCATTGGATAGCAACGCATTCAATAATAATCGACACCCCCGAACGGCTGTAGCACTAACCGTTGACAAAAAGCTAATCCTCATGACCGTAGATGGGCGTAATGCACAAGCTTATGGCATGTCATTGCCAGAGCTAACCCATGTCCTGAAATGGCTAAAGGGTAAGGATGCCTTGAATCTGGACGGAGGTGGATCTTCGACTCTTTTTATAAAGGGACAAAATGAAAATGGGATTGTTAACTATCCTACAGACAACAAGTTATTTGATCATGAGGGAGAACGTCCAGTAGCCAACGCTATCCTTGTTTTATAA
- a CDS encoding endonuclease/exonuclease/phosphatase family protein: MRRTWIVALMLLVFMTIAEAQQFRIATYNIRQKNTHDVGNMWDERREAVTNLIKYHQFEIFGTQEGFKDQLVDMENRLPGYKYIGVGRDDGAEKGEYSAIFYNTARFEVSKSGTFWLSATDISSPNKGWDAALPRICTWGIFKDKKTKKQFIMMNTHFDHVGVVARKESAKLMMAKAKEFAGNLPLVITGDFNVSETDEAYFTLANSKVVADCYTKIDFKYAPSSTFNGFGKNVAASGRIDHIFVTPQFKVKKYGILTDTYAGKYPSDHFPVVVDLVL, encoded by the coding sequence ATGAGAAGAACATGGATAGTGGCTTTGATGCTATTGGTCTTCATGACAATAGCAGAGGCTCAACAATTTAGAATAGCGACTTATAACATCAGACAGAAGAACACCCATGATGTAGGTAACATGTGGGACGAACGGAGAGAGGCAGTGACCAATCTTATCAAGTATCATCAGTTTGAGATTTTTGGAACACAGGAAGGATTTAAAGATCAACTAGTCGATATGGAAAATAGACTTCCAGGCTATAAATATATAGGAGTGGGTCGAGATGATGGCGCAGAAAAGGGGGAATACTCGGCTATTTTTTATAACACAGCGCGCTTTGAAGTATCCAAGAGTGGGACATTCTGGCTATCGGCAACCGATATTTCGTCTCCTAATAAGGGTTGGGACGCAGCACTGCCCCGTATTTGTACTTGGGGAATATTCAAAGACAAGAAAACAAAAAAACAATTTATCATGATGAATACGCACTTTGACCATGTAGGTGTAGTGGCTCGCAAGGAAAGTGCAAAGTTAATGATGGCCAAAGCGAAGGAATTTGCGGGCAATCTACCTCTTGTAATTACGGGGGACTTCAATGTTTCGGAAACTGATGAAGCATATTTTACGTTGGCCAATAGCAAAGTAGTTGCGGACTGTTATACAAAAATTGATTTTAAATATGCCCCCAGTTCGACGTTCAACGGATTTGGGAAAAATGTAGCGGCGTCAGGAAGGATAGATCATATTTTCGTTACTCCTCAATTCAAGGTAAAAAAATACGGTATCTTGACAGATACATATGCAGGTAAATATCCATCAGACCACTTTCCTGTGGTGGTTGACCTGGTTTTATAG
- a CDS encoding DUF4197 domain-containing protein codes for MNRNTCLGLILLTGIMGTGLESQGQILKKILKPSTKQQNTTATSNNLSNTELNSGLKQALSEGLTSSINSLSTKNGFLGDAAVKILMPPEAQKIEKTLRSVGMGKICDQFIASLNGAAETAVKEAAPVFANSLSKMTITDAYNILLSGQQDAATTFFKTTTTPDLTSKFSPIVEGALGKNNVSTYWTQLTSTYNSLPLAFSKVNTDLNAYVTQKAIDGLFVKVAEQELKIRNNLGGSRTTPLLQKVFGWADKQN; via the coding sequence ATGAACAGGAACACATGCTTAGGCTTAATTTTACTAACGGGTATCATGGGTACCGGTCTCGAATCTCAAGGACAGATTTTAAAAAAAATACTCAAACCATCTACTAAACAACAGAATACAACGGCGACATCAAATAACTTGAGTAACACAGAGCTAAACTCGGGCTTGAAACAAGCGCTGAGCGAAGGCCTGACATCAAGTATCAACAGTCTGTCAACCAAAAACGGCTTTCTTGGAGATGCCGCAGTAAAAATATTAATGCCACCAGAAGCGCAGAAGATAGAAAAAACTTTGCGAAGCGTAGGAATGGGAAAAATATGCGACCAATTTATTGCTAGCTTGAATGGGGCAGCGGAGACCGCAGTTAAGGAGGCCGCTCCTGTATTCGCCAATTCACTTTCAAAAATGACCATTACGGATGCTTATAATATATTATTGAGTGGCCAGCAAGATGCTGCTACTACATTTTTCAAGACTACAACAACGCCGGATTTGACATCAAAATTCAGTCCTATTGTTGAAGGTGCACTTGGTAAGAATAATGTGAGTACCTATTGGACACAATTGACCTCTACGTATAACTCGCTCCCATTGGCTTTCTCCAAGGTGAATACAGACTTAAACGCATACGTCACGCAAAAAGCAATCGACGGTTTATTTGTGAAGGTCGCTGAACAGGAGCTAAAGATTCGCAATAATCTGGGCGGCTCTAGAACAACACCTTTACTGCAAAAGGTATTTGGGTGGGCGGATAAGCAAAACTAA